DNA from Petropleomorpha daqingensis:
TGGGCTGCCGGCGGACTTCGGCTTCCCGATCGTCAGCTCGCCGCGCACCGCGGGCACGGCCTGGGTCATCCCGCTGGTCGCCGACATGCAGCGGGTGCCTCCGGAGGGCCGGCTGCGGGTGCAGCGCACGCGCGACGCGGGGGAGACCTGGACCGCGTCGACGGCCGGCCTGCCCGACGGCGCCTGGACCTCGGTGCTGCGCGACGCGTTCTGCGCCGACGACGCCGACCCGACCGGCGTCTACCTCGGCACCCGTGACGGCTGCGTCTACGCCAGCGCCGACGAGGGCGAGACGTTCACGACGGTCGCCGAGCACCTGCCCGACGTGCTCACCGTCCGGGCGGCGCGGATCCCGTGAAGGTGCAGGTAGTCCTCCCGGGCGTGCTCGCCGACCTCGCCGGGGGACGGCGGGAGCTCGACGTCGACCCCGGCGGCGCGACGCTGGCCGACCTGCTCGACACGCTGGCCGGGCAGCACCCGCTGCTCGGCCGGCGGATCCGCGACGAGGCCGGGCAGCTGCGCCGGTTCGTGAACGTCTACGTCGACGGCGACGACGTCCGGTACGAGCAGGGGCTGGCCACGGCGCTGCGCGACGGCACCCAGGTGCACGTGCTGCCGTCGATCGCCGGCGGCTGATCAGAGGGTGGCGAGCTCCGCGCACGCGGGGCAGAGCTGGTCGGGCTGGTAGCCCTCGGGCGGCCACGGCAGCTGATCGTCCTGCGCGACGTAGGCGCCGCACAGCGCCTTGCGGCTCTGCCCGTTCACCCGGCCGATCGTGGCGTGGGCCGGGCCGATCTGCCGTGCCTGCAGCGAGCCGAACGCGCCCACCATGACCACCGCGTGCGCGGTGCCGTAGGCGTACGTGCTCGTCATACCGGCCAGGGTCCGAGCGCGTGCGGGACCGGGCCAGTACCGGTCCCGGCGTGTCCGGATCTCCCGGCACACCCGCCCCACTCGTCCCGGCGATGGGTCCGTCCGTGACCGGCCCGTGATCGCAGGGCGGACGGAATCGTTCCACCCGGACGTTGGGGTCAATCGAGCCGTGGATCCGGCCGATCCAGCAGGGGTGACGACGACGCACGCGACGGCAGAGCGGCCGAGGACGGGCTTCTGGGCGGCCATCCCCCGGGGCGCCCGGCTGAGCGAGGAGAACTTCGGCGGCCGGCACCGGATCATCTCCGGCGTCCTGGCCGCGCACGTGCCGGCGCTGCTGGCCCTGGCCTCCTGGCAGCGGGTCCTCGACTTCCAGTTCTGGTGCTACCTGATCGCCATCGCCGTCACGTCCGTGCTGGCCTT
Protein-coding regions in this window:
- a CDS encoding ubiquitin-like small modifier protein 1, translating into MQVVLPGVLADLAGGRRELDVDPGGATLADLLDTLAGQHPLLGRRIRDEAGQLRRFVNVYVDGDDVRYEQGLATALRDGTQVHVLPSIAGG